TCATTCTAGCGAGCGTTAAGTATGCGATCGAAGCCGCCTTTGGGAATCAATACGAAATCGAAGTCGCGGAAAGCGGAGAGATCGCGCTTAAAATATTAGAACATTATAAACAAGCTCAGGTCGACGTTCCTTTGGTCATCTGCGACCAACTCTTACGAGGTATCAACGGGGACGAACTTCTGGTTCAAATTCATCAAAAATATCCGCAGACGTATAAGGTTATGCTTACCGGTTACGCTTCCGCCAAAGCCTTGGGGAACGCACTCAACAACGCGAATCTGTATCGATATCTTGCCAAACCCTGGGATCGGGACGATTTGATTCTCACGATAACCGAGGCAGTAAAAGCGTATTTTCAAAACTGCAAGGTTTTGGAACTCAGCTCCAAGTTGGAAGAGACGTATCTATTCAACCGTGAAACTTTGTTTCCGAATTTCGAAAATTTAAAACGAAGAATCGATCGTAGACTGGTGGAAAACGAGTCTTCGTCTATGGCTCTTATCAGAATCGAATCTTTCGGATCGATCGCGGAAAATTTCGGAATCGAGACGTATAGGAAAATGTTAAGCGAATTCCTCTCCTTGTTGAATTCTTTCGTAGGTCATAGCGGAGAAATCTTTCATATATACGACAATATGGTCGCGGTACTTACGAAGATCGACGAGGATAAATTCTATTCTTTATTGAGCGCATTTCGGATTTTTCTACGTTCCGAATGTATCGAAGTGGACGGGATTTCCTTTCAAGTTAAGATTTCGATCGGAGTTTCATCGGATCAATCCGACGTTTACGACAAGGCGAGATTGGCTATGATGACGGCTGGAAACGATTCGTCCGCGGAATACATTTCCTATTCGGAAACGACCAATAAGGTGGATCGGATCTACGCGAATCTGAAGTTGGGAAAAAAATTCAACGAGGCTCTTACCGCCGGGAACGTCATTCCTTACTTCCAGGGAATCTACGACAACAAACTTAAGAAAATTACGAAATACGAATGTTTGGCGAGAATCATGGAAGGGACTCAGATCTACAACCCCGGGATTTTTATCCCGATCGCAAAGTCGACCGGGTTGATTCGCCTTCTTACTCCCTTGATGGTCGAAAAAACGTTTCGTTATTTTTCCAAACATCCGGATTATTCTTTCTCCATCAATATCACCGAATCGGATCTGGAAAAAAAGGGTTTTCCGCTTTGGGTGATGAATCGACTTCTTCATTACGGAATTTCTTCCGATCGGGTGATCTTCGAGATACTGGAGAATGATCGTTGGAACGGTGCTTCCAATTCCACTCGATCCCTTCAGGAATTGAAGGAAATCGGTTGTAAGATCGCGATCGACGACTTCGGAGTGGAGCAGTCCAACTTCGAAAGGTTGATCGAAATTCAACCGAACTTTATCAAAATCGACGGAAAGTTCATTCAAGGAATTCATGAAAATCGAACCTCGTATCGATTGGCTTCCGCGATTACGGAAATGGCCCATGCACTCGGCGCGCAAGTGGTCGCGGAATTCGTATCGAACGAGGAAGAATTAGCCGCTGTGATGTCGCTTAACATCGACTATTCACAGGGTTATTATTTGATGGAGCCTGCGGAAGAGATCGCATTTGCCGATTCTATTCTGGATCTTGTATGAATCTTTCCCTCAGGCTATAAGCTGAAAGGCTTTTTGCCAAGTAATTTGTTACACTTCCTATAACACAAAGAGATTCTTTTCGCTTGGGTCGAGAGGAAAGAATCGTCCATGTTTCGGGAGTTGCAATGAATCAGACCATTACGATCGGATACGAATTGAAGGAAATGCAAATCAATACGGTCCGTTATAAACTTATAGTGATAGAATTTACGGGTGTGGTGAATCACGAAACCTTGAAGGGAATCCCCGCCAAGTTGAGTTCCATTTTTCACGAGATGGAAGGAATGTTGGTCTTGGATATTCGAAGAGTCGCCAATCTCAATTCGGAATTTATACGCGCTTTTACGGGAATTCTGCATACGATTTCCGAAAAATTCAATCGGTATTTTATCATGACCGAAGATATGAAAGTCTACAATTGGGTTATGAACTACAATAAGCTCAAGGAAGTCGATCCGGTATTGGGTTTTGACGATCTTAGAAGAGCTCTGGAGTTGGATTCTTTGATTCAAGAATTCGGTCTTTGATTCTTTTGAAATTCAAAAAAGAATTCTATTTTATTTTATTCATCTTATATATTGAAGAGATAACTTCTTTGATATAAGTTATTATGATCAGTGTAGAAGGGAACTCACTCTATTGCACTCATCTATCTGGTTCTGTTCGAAATAACGAGCCAGATAGATAATTTTAGAATCTCTTTTCATCCGCGCCTCTGTCCATCTTTCTGTTTCTTATTTCAAATCAACAAAGTCTCACTTTCCGGTGTTTTCGTTTCGCAGAGCTTATCGTATTTTTTCTACGCGCTTGGATCGCATTGATACGGATTCTGTGTCTTTCACTCACCGGATACTTTCAAAACATTCTTCTTTTATGATTCACTTTGTCGTTTAACAAAAGAAAAATTGAATGATCATTTCACAGATAGTTTCCCGTCTTGATTTGTAAAAAGAATAGAATATAGATTCAGAAATTATTTATTTTGCGAAGTCGATTTTCGGATCCGAATTCCGATTCAAACGCGTTCTTACGTTCTTGAATTCAGTTTATAATTAGGGGAGATCCAAAAAGAAAATTCTAATATACTCATAAACATAGACGTTTCGCTTTAAGCGAATAACGAACAGTCGATTAAGCTCCTATATCTCCATAAACAAAGCACTGAATCTATTTGGCTAGTTTGCATTCATTAGCCAGGTAGATTTTTTTTTGTCTTCAAGGCTTTGAATTGTCGAAGAAAAATCCGTTGAGTCGTTTGTAAGATCGTCGAAGTTTAGAATTTGGAATAAGAGAAGGGAAGAATCCGGATCCGATTCGAAATCGGGGATCTTCTTTTTGGTTTCGAGTAAATTCGATTTCCCGTTTTCGATTCCTTGTAAGAATAGATTAAAGACCGTTTCGAACGCGGTTGAAACCGAAAACGTGGATTCGATCAGATATGTCGGATTAATAATTCCGTCCAAGGCCGCGATCAGCACGTCGATCGTCAGTTCCGCGTCGATTTCCTTTCTAAATTCTCCCGTAGCCTGGCCCTCTTTGACCACATCGGCCAATCGTCCGATTCTATGTCTTCGATACGCGCTCATCGTAGCGTAGAGATCGGGGCGCACGTTTTGGATGTCTTTTGCAAACGTCTTTCCCATCTTTGCGCCCAGCTCGGAAATGATCAGTAGAATTTCGCGTAGTTTCTGGCTCGGGCTTTTGGAGGGGTCTTTGATGATCGCTTCGTGTTGTTTTGTCACTTTTTCGCGTAAGAAGGCGAATACGGCGTCTATCAGCTTGTCTTTCGCGTCGTAATAACGGTATAGGGTTCGTTTGCTGATCCCTATGTTCTTGGCGATTTCATCCGTGTTCGTTTTAGAAAAACCGGATGAAAGAAACAAGTGTAACGTTTTTTCAAGAATTCTTTCGATCATATTCAGAGGATTTCGCACGTCCTCTCCTAAGATTGGACGTCGAATCTAAACAATTCTCCGGTATTTACCGCGAATCTTAAACAGAGTTTTTGCAAAGGACTAATTATAGAAGCGCTTTTTTTCTAAGTCCTTTCGGGGAATTCCCGGTCCATTTTTTACAAGCTCTGTGAAAGGATGTGTAAGAATTGAATCCGCACTCGAACGCGATATCCAACAAATTCATATTTTGTTTTTCAACGAGTAGCCTGTGTGCGTCGTTCATCCTGTTTCGGTTGATGAAGTCTGAAAACCCGGTGTTCATGTGATTGTTTAGATAAAAAGAAGCCTGATGTAAGCTGATTCCTAAATACGCGGAGAGATCGATCAATCGAATGCTGTCGTCCGCATATAATTTTTCGCGAATAAATCCCTCGATTCTTTCTTCCGCGCGTTTTAAGTCGTCTTCCTTTAGAAGATTTTTTTCCTCGAAGCGAGACTCGTTCGTTTCGATATCCGCTTGATTCTCAAATCCCGGCTTGATTTGTGTTCTCGAACTTTGATCCGGTTGAACCGATTCGATTACGTTTTCGATTTTCATTCTTCTTTTGATCAGATAAAGAACGAATATGAAAAATATATAAGTATAGTATGAAATACTGTTCCAATAGGAATTGTAAAAAGTGATTCCCAGGAGATCGCCCACGATCGCGATTTCGACTCCGATCAGGATCGGCAAAAGATAATAGTATTCCTTTTTGAGCTTACGAAAACGGATCAAATAACCGGTTTCCAAGGCGGTAAATCCGCAGATTCCGAAACACAACAATTCTCCCGTAATGACCATTTGAATGGAACTTTCGAAATACATTAAAAAAGCGAAGGAGATTCCGATCGATAGGGCCGCGTTCCTTAGGATGGATCTGCAACTTACCGGGAGGCCGAGAATCGTGTGGACTACGAGTCTGAGTAAAAGACAGGAATATACCGCGGACGCGGAAATCAGAGAGAGTAGTTTCAGTTTGGATAAGTCTCCGAAACCTGTGATTTCGGGAACCGTAATATTCCAAATCGCTAAATATAAACCGAAGAATAGAACGAATGCGGAAAAGAGATTTCTTTCGATCAGTTTTTGTATCTTTGATTTATAGAAGGCTCTGTCTTCGAAATTCGATCGGATTTTTGAAACGTCTAAGCGGACTAAAAAATTTTGAATGAGTGTATTCATAAACGACTAGCTCTCTAATTTTGTTTGGTTCGAATTTTATATTTTCAATTCGGGAACCTCCGATTCGGTTCCGTTCGTTTTTTATATTGTTTTTCTTTTTCATTTGAATGAGAGCGGTTTCAAATTGCCTTTTCGAACTTTGTGAAAAGTGAAATATATAATTTGCAAATCGATTTAGAAATGTAAGATCCCGATTCATTGGCCCGATGATTTGCATAATATCGGTTTTGCTAATGCGACATGATAACATTTGAATATAATCGATTCTCTATAACTTGAATCAACGGCTTAGGTCGTTTTGTTCGGTAAGCGATCCTTATGGAGTGACTCTATTAGCCATGTCCCGTAAAGGTGTGTTTAAGTAAACTAAAAAATTGACAAATAGTTTACTTCATGCCAGAACGGCATTTTTATCGAATGATCTTTACGTTTTTTAATGCGACTTGCGGTGAGTAGGACTGAATTTGGTCGGACGTTATTCGAGTTCGGGTTAAATCGGAGCAAATTTTAGTTCCGTTTAAAATTCTTCTAAAACGACAACCGTTCTAAATTCTTTCTCACTTCAAGGAGGAGATGTAACACAACGAACGAACAGAACATACGTTTTTCCATTGGTTCCCGCCGTAAATCCGGACTGAAAGTTGATCGACCAAGCTTGAGAGGTCGCGAGTAAATA
The Leptospira barantonii genome window above contains:
- a CDS encoding EAL domain-containing protein, giving the protein MTEKHQKVQNSNLNIRPVILVVDDEIVILASVKYAIEAAFGNQYEIEVAESGEIALKILEHYKQAQVDVPLVICDQLLRGINGDELLVQIHQKYPQTYKVMLTGYASAKALGNALNNANLYRYLAKPWDRDDLILTITEAVKAYFQNCKVLELSSKLEETYLFNRETLFPNFENLKRRIDRRLVENESSSMALIRIESFGSIAENFGIETYRKMLSEFLSLLNSFVGHSGEIFHIYDNMVAVLTKIDEDKFYSLLSAFRIFLRSECIEVDGISFQVKISIGVSSDQSDVYDKARLAMMTAGNDSSAEYISYSETTNKVDRIYANLKLGKKFNEALTAGNVIPYFQGIYDNKLKKITKYECLARIMEGTQIYNPGIFIPIAKSTGLIRLLTPLMVEKTFRYFSKHPDYSFSINITESDLEKKGFPLWVMNRLLHYGISSDRVIFEILENDRWNGASNSTRSLQELKEIGCKIAIDDFGVEQSNFERLIEIQPNFIKIDGKFIQGIHENRTSYRLASAITEMAHALGAQVVAEFVSNEEELAAVMSLNIDYSQGYYLMEPAEEIAFADSILDLV
- a CDS encoding TetR/AcrR family transcriptional regulator; the protein is MIERILEKTLHLFLSSGFSKTNTDEIAKNIGISKRTLYRYYDAKDKLIDAVFAFLREKVTKQHEAIIKDPSKSPSQKLREILLIISELGAKMGKTFAKDIQNVRPDLYATMSAYRRHRIGRLADVVKEGQATGEFRKEIDAELTIDVLIAALDGIINPTYLIESTFSVSTAFETVFNLFLQGIENGKSNLLETKKKIPDFESDPDSSLLLFQILNFDDLTNDSTDFSSTIQSLEDKKKSTWLMNAN
- a CDS encoding helix-turn-helix domain-containing protein translates to MNTLIQNFLVRLDVSKIRSNFEDRAFYKSKIQKLIERNLFSAFVLFFGLYLAIWNITVPEITGFGDLSKLKLLSLISASAVYSCLLLRLVVHTILGLPVSCRSILRNAALSIGISFAFLMYFESSIQMVITGELLCFGICGFTALETGYLIRFRKLKKEYYYLLPILIGVEIAIVGDLLGITFYNSYWNSISYYTYIFFIFVLYLIKRRMKIENVIESVQPDQSSRTQIKPGFENQADIETNESRFEEKNLLKEDDLKRAEERIEGFIREKLYADDSIRLIDLSAYLGISLHQASFYLNNHMNTGFSDFINRNRMNDAHRLLVEKQNMNLLDIAFECGFNSYTSFHRACKKWTGNSPKGLRKKALL